One segment of Brassica napus cultivar Da-Ae chromosome C3, Da-Ae, whole genome shotgun sequence DNA contains the following:
- the LOC125583281 gene encoding glycine-rich cell wall structural protein 1-like, protein MVLSWDSYSYRFVALTERILRVKERDSSRLHGFIFVTVLNRLYIFLNVVYIISFLLIRFSGFYNWEFGGGGGGVCGGGGGGWKFRGGEGSGGVFRGLTGGVCGGVVGGVWGGLCGGVCGGVIGRGTEGGWEFGGGDGGVCGGGDGGWKFRGGEGSGGVFGGLTGGVCGGVVG, encoded by the coding sequence ATGGTTTTATCCTGGGACTCCTATTCGTACAGATTCGtcgcactaacggagcgaatattaagagttaaggaaagagattcgtCTCGACTCCATGGTTTCATTTTCGTTACGGTTTTGAATCGTctatatattttccttaacgTCGTTTATATTATATCGTTTCTTTTgatccggttttccggcttctacaaTTGGGAGTTTGGGGGAGGAGGTGGAGGAGTCTGCGGTGGGGGCGGTGGTGGTTGGAAATTTAGAGGAGGAGAAGGAAGTGGTGGTGTGTTTCGAGGACTCACAGGTGGAGTCTGTGGTGGTGTGGTTGGCGGAGTTTGGGGTGGACTTTGTGGCGGCGTCTGTGGTGGTGTAATCGGAAGAGGCACTGAGGGTGGTTGGGAGTTTGGGGGAGGAGACGGAGGAGTCTGCGGTGGGGGCGATGGTGGTTGGAAATTTAGAGGAGGAGAAGGAAGCGGTGGTGTGTTTGGAGGACTCACTGGTGGAGTCTGTGGTGGTGTGGTTGGCTGA
- the LOC125583282 gene encoding glycine-rich cell wall structural protein-like: protein MEEALRVVGSLGEETEESAVGEVVVGNLEEEKKVVVCLEEALVDGICGGMVDGVSDGVIGRGTDGICGGKIDGDLGEKIGECTGGVCDGGTEGRTGRISSVGVGVMINGGSWGDMVGDVWGGVCDGVIGGLTDGVFGGGTGGVSGGVIGSIDGVHGGGVGEVCGGVCGGVVGDGLFGGNVGGRMLGGVCGGGATGVIGEV from the exons ATGGAAGAGGCACTGAGGGTGGTTGGGAGTTTGGGGGAGGAGACGGAGGAGTCTGCGGTGGGGGAGGTGGTGGTTGGAAATttagaggaggagaagaaggttgTGGTGTGTTTGGAGGAGGCGCTAGTGGA TGGCATCTGCGGTGGTATGGTTGATGGAGTTTCTGATGGTGTAATTGGAAGAGGCACTGATGGAATCTGTGGTGGTAAGATTGATGGAGATTTAGGTGAAAAAATTGGAGAATGCACTGGCGGAGTCTGTGATGGTGGAACTGAAGGACGCACTGGTAGAATCTCCTCCGTAGGCGTTGGCGTGATGATTAATGGAGGAAGCTGGGGTGATATGGTTGGAGATGTTTGGGGTGGAGTCTGCGATGGTGTGATTGGAGGACTTACTGATGGAGTCTTCGGTGGTGGGACTGGAGGAGTCTCCGGTGGTGTGATTGGAAGTATTGATGGAGTCCATGGTGGTGGAGTTGGAGAAGTTTGCGGTGGAGTCTGTGGTGGTGTGGTTGGTGATGGATTGTTTGGTGGAAACGTTGGCGGTAGGATGCTTGGTGGTGTCTGCGGTGGGGGAGCCACTGGTGTTATTGGTGAAGTTTGA